In Plectropomus leopardus isolate mb unplaced genomic scaffold, YSFRI_Pleo_2.0 unplaced_scaffold28217, whole genome shotgun sequence, the genomic window cttattatcatttattgatttatttggttGTTAAACACAGTACCAGTACTGAAGGCAAATTAGCACAATGTAAATtagatttatgtcattttttgcagcttttttttttgtggggggcgCCAAATACGCTAAAAACGCCACTGTAACTTAGtaacaaaatcctaaaatgacTTTAACTTAAATCATTTTCTgataagatatctgtacttttataAAAGTGTGGCTCTCAGGTTCTTCATCCTGCTCTGCACACCTGTCTGCTGTCTCACCTCTGGCTCGCGCGGCTCGTCTCGGTCCGGACCCCCCTCTGCTCCCTCAGACAGCTGCTCGTCATGTCCCGGCACTTCGGGTTCACAGCAGCGTGGATCGCGGTCCGGTGGTCCTGGTCGGCCCTGGGGTGCGTGGAGCTGGACCTGGTCCTCCTCTCGCTGCTCCTCTGGACAGCGGCTCCCTGCGCGCCGGCGCGCCGCTCACAGCGGCCCCGCGGCGGACACCTCGGGCAGCTCGACGCGCGGCTTTTACGCACAGCGGGCACTCTGAGCTCACTTTGCGCTCCGGTAACCGTCCGTACCTTCACCGGTTTAGGTCTCTCCGGGGTCTTTCCCGTCGCCTCCACCGGTTCTGGCTTTATCACTTTTGTTGCTGgcattttttatgtgaaagaTCCGTCTTTAAGGAAAATAAACTTCATCTTCTGCATCcttcagataaaaaaacaaaaatctcaactTTTCCTCTCAGTGGTGCGGTTGCTATGGAGCTCTCACCCTAGCAACTGAAGCGCCAAGACTCACAGATCAGCGTGGAAGTTCTGGAGCGaactttcacaataaaagactaaaaatataaatatataggcCAAGTAGATGAGTAAAACTCAGTATGGCCATCcgtgtttttggggggtttttttgttgttgttttttttttttaaaatttattcaaaattgtttatttaaacttaaCAAAGTTTATTGCAAGTTCTAGGATATTAtgcgggacatttcttttatttttgccttcCTCATACACACCTGTCTGCACATATTTGAAGGTGTGCAAGAGCCTCCAAATTCTAACAAGTGCTTTATGAaataatttcagctgttttgtaacatatttttgaccaaatgaTCGATcaagaaaatgtttgtaatattaACTGATTATCAAAATCATTGTTAGCTGCAGCCCAAATAGTccattaacattttcaaatgtttttatccaaatatttacttgtttatctatttatttagctatttaaTATAGTCCATTGACATTTAGGCTACATCAGTTATTCAGACAATTTCTAatgttttagggttttttttgcctctgacacacacagcagctataaatatataaagtgcAGCATAAAAGCAAACATTCATGACACCATACGTTTAAACATGCAGAATGATTAAGCTATGAACCGACTCAACATGACTCACGTGTTTTATGCCATTATTTCTCTGCCTTCAGTGAGTTTTAGTCGATTGAGCGGTtgcatttctacattttattgtgaaggcGGTGCGGGCTGGTTTCCGGTGAGGTGCTGCCTGTCTGTGGTGTTTTGACGCAGCTGCAGGTTTAAGTCGGTGACGCAGCAGAGTATTTTGTTGTCGGTGGGTGTCCGAGGCGCGCTGAGCCAAGTCCACTGTGTCCACTGTGCCAACGACGAGGCTCATCCGATTACTGACACGCGACTCTGCACAGCTCACGTGACCACATACAACCAGATTATAGGCTGCAACACAGAATATGTGACTAAATATACCTGggtatttactttattttgcaaGCACGCGAAAACAAACTATAAtaaactttatgttttattgttcaaagttacaataaaaaggAAGCAACGCTAAAATTACCCGAAGAAGAGATTTAAGCTctcaggtttttgtttgtgatgtttggaAGCTATGTACACAACTAAACAGGTACTAAAATCCACAAGACGTCCTCAAATCctgcctaaaatcctagacatgtcctaaaggccgagaaatgtcctaacatctgagaaacgtcctaaaatccaagaaccagagaaacgtcctaaatgtcctaaaaccagagaaacgtcctaaaatcctagaaataccctaaaatcctagaaatattcttaatgtcctaaaatcctagaaatgtccttaaatccaagatatgtcctaaaatcctggacatatcctaaaatcaaagaaatgtcctcaaatcctataaatgtccttaaatcctaaatgtcttaaaatcctagacatatcctaaaatccttctaatgttcttaaatcctagaaatgtcctaaaatctgagatgtcctaaaaattatagaaatgtcctaaaatcagagaaacatcctaaaatccaagaaacgtccttaaatcctagaaatatcctgatgtccaagaaatgtcctaaaatctgaggaatgtcctaaaatgctagaaatgtcctaaaatacaaggAATGTCCTTTActcttagaaatgttctaaaatcctagaaatattctaaagtccaagaaatttcctaaaatctgaggaacgtcctaaaatcttagaaatgtcctaaaatacaagcaacgtccttaaatcttagaaatgtcccaaagtccaagaaatgtcctaaaatctgaggaacatcctaaaatgctggaaatgtcctaaaatcctaaaaatgtcctaaaatacaagaaatttccttaaatcttagaaatgtactaaaatcctagaaatattctaaagtccaagaaatttcctaaaatctgaggaacgtcctaaaatcttagaaatgtcctaaaatacaagcaacatccttaaatcttagaaaagtcCCAAAGTCTaagaaagtcctaaaatctgaggaacgtcctaaaatgctggaaatgtcctaaaatacaagaaatgtccttaaatcttagaaatttactaaaatcctcgaaatgtcccaaagtccaagaaatatcctaaaatcggAGCTACTTCCTAAAATCCGAGGAACGTCCTAAAATGCCACAAACATATATGGACAAACTGAGTATCCTCGAAGTGAGATATCTGGCGGCTAAAGATGTTTGGTGTTATGGGGGAAGGAGGAGCATTTTTGGGGGGTCACTGCTCCCCCCGTGCCCGTGCACAGACCCGGCCTGTGTGCACTTTTACTAACGCAGTAGTGCATGGTACTGGAGTATTTTGTGCGGAGGTACTTGTACTGCTGCTGTGCGTCCTTCAGTGTGCAGCCTGCTGCACGCTCGGAGTCTCCGCGGTCCTCCTGAGCTCTGAGTGGTGCTGTCTCGCCTCCGTCGCTCTCTACAAACTGCCTTCCATTGCACTTCTCCAGCAGCGGACTAACCAGGCCCCTCGCAGCCGCTACACGGTGGCCCCGAGCCGGGCTGATTCCCACCGCAGACCCGGCAGGTGTGACGGCGGCGGTTCACCGGAGGACGGCGGGCACCATAATCCCCTCTGGCTGCCGGATTCACGGACTGCTCCGCGGGAAAAAGCCCCGGGATGTGATGAAATCCTAATCAAAgtgcgacacacacacacacacacacacacacacacacacacacatacatacacacacacacacacacacacacacacacacacaagcccgTGCACATGATAAACGGGCCTGTCTGCAGTGCAACTTTGCGTTTTGGCCTCTGAGCAGCGGCTGAAGGCAGAAAAGCAGAGGTGAGGCTGCTCAAATTATTGTCTCGCGGAGGGTGACGCGCACTTCGCAGCGGCCCCTGCGCTGTCAGACGAGGAAGTGAAGCCTCACACACGCCCATTTCAGCCTGTCGACCCTGCTAAAACAGCCCGGACCCGCTcagcacacagcagcaacacactTCACAAACATGCGGCCACTTTCGGATGGACGACAGCGGGAATAAGCTGCAGGACGACGCCGATCTCAGGGGGTAGGTGACCGGA contains:
- the zgc:194621 gene encoding uncharacterized protein zgc:194621 — protein: MPATKVIKPEPVEATGKTPERPKPVKVRTVTGAQSELRVPAVRKSRASSCPRCPPRGRCERRAGAQGAAVQRSSERRTRSSSTHPRADQDHRTAIHAAVNPKCRDMTSSCLREQRGVRTETSRASQSHKAFTIIPPNPKRRREIQRKAEAELAALEELRLSRAMAYVSINPSSV